Within Leptospirillum ferriphilum, the genomic segment GTATTTCTGGATAGGACTGGTTTTTTTGAGTATGGCGGCGATTGGAGGATGTTCGTCCGCTTCCGGAAATCATATCGGCGGAAAAAAGACGGGAACACCGAACGATATTCATCCGATCGTGAAGAGGCATGGCCTGATACCGAAGGAAATTATCCAGTCGAAAATACCGAACCCGTCCAGGCTCAACATGCCAACGAGACGCAGTGTGCTGTTGTCGCACTACCGTTATTTATCAAGAACGGTTTCGCTCCGATTGCGCAATGCGCCCCTCATCGATGCCGTGAAGATCATTCTTCCGCCCGGGACGGATGTCTCCTTCGGGGACATCGATTACAGAACGCCCGTATCGGCATCGATCGACAAGGTTCCTCTTTATGACGCTCTCCGAATGATACTGCGTCCTGTCGGGGCCAATTTTGTTCCGCACAAGAAATTCGTCAAGGTGACGCGTACGGAAAATGCGGTTTTCAGACTGCCGATGCCGGACGTGACGAACATGATGAACGGAATGGTCGGCAACATGCTGACATCCGGCGGCGCTGGCATGATGGGCGGCGGCTATGGCGGCGCAGGCATGATGGGCGGCGCAGGCATGATGGGCGGCGCAGGCATGATGGGCGGCGCAGGCATGATGGGCGGCGGCTATGGCGGCGCAGGCATGATGGGCGGCGGCTATGGCGGCGCGGGCGGAGGATCCGGCGGATCTTCGGGGCTGATTTCGGTCAACATGATTTCCGGCATGGTGACTTTCTGGCAATCCTTGCAGCAGACGCTGAACGGGATGGCTTCCGGAAGCTGTTCGCCTCCGACCTTGGCTCCCGCAAGCATGATGGGAGGAAGCGCCGGTGGACAGGGAGGTTACGGTGGCGGCGCGGGAGGCTATGGCGGAGCATCGGGCGCTCTCCCTTATTACGGAGCGTCGGCCGGAGGATTCGCCTATCAGGGAGCTTCCAATCCGGGAGTCCTTCCGGGTGGCGGTGGAGTTCCGGGGAATAACCGTTTCATGGGCCCCGGACAAAACCAGACCGGTGCCCCTCCTCTCGGGTCCAATACGCCTTGTGGACATATCCGCGTGGACACGGAGTCCGGCTACATTTATGTCTGGGATACGGTTTCCCGTGTCTTCAAGATCGGCGAATATCTGGATGAAATCAAGAGACTTCTGCAAAAACAGGTTTATCTGAAGATCGATATTGTGGAAGTCGAACTGAACGACCAGAACCAATACGGGATTAATTTCACCGCGCTCCTGAAGCAGTTGGCGGGAACGGGTGCGACCTTTGCCGGCGGAGCTGCTACGAACGCCGGACTCGGAACTTCTCCTGTACCTTATTCTCTGGGGGTTTCAAACGGGAACGGGACTTCGTCCGCAATCATCCAGGCGCTTTCCACATACGGGAAAACGCATATCGTCAACCAGCCGAGGGTTCTGGCGATAAGCGGACAGCCTTCGACCATTAATGTCACACATAACATTCCCTATCTTCAGTCGGAAATGCCTTATTCGTTTGGCGGACTGAATTCATCTTCGCTTGTGATTCCGCAAATAGGCTATGCGACCACAGGACTGTCAGTGGAGATGAACCCTGTGATCGACAACAAGACGGTACACCTCCATATCGTACCGGTTCTCAATACGCTGACGCAGTTTGTTTCGATTGACGTGAAAGGACTGGGGACGTTCCAGGAACCTGAGATCGACAGCCGGGCAACGTCGAACGACATCACGGTCCACTCCGATCAGACGATCTTTTTCGGAGGACTTGTGGCGGACACCATCAATAACCAGTATTGGAGCGTGCCTCTCCTCGGAAGCATTCCGGGATTGAGATGGCTGTTCTCCGGATACAATCTTGTCCGGACGGTTGACGAACTGGTTCTGATCGTCACTCCGATCGTCACTGATACGGGGAATGCCGTTGAGACGAGCGTGCCGTCGACGCACGACTTGATGCATATTCATCAGGATCAGTCCCCCATGAGACTTCATCCGCAGAAAGGAATCAATGTCGGACCATCCACGTTCTGATCTGGGAAAGCACGGAATCTGTTCTGACCGGCAGGAAGATTTTATTCATGAGGAGGATCTTCCGCCGGCAGGATGGACGGAGGAAAGAGATATCGTTGTGTTTCCCACATTCATGGGGATAAGCCAAGACGGGAAAGAATCTCTTTTGGAAGAATCCGGTTCCGGGGGTCGAGAGCATCAGGCGGAAGAGCCGGAGCAGGAAAAAGGTGAAGCGTTTTTGATCTCGGCTCCGGATGACTTGACCCTAATGGATTCCTGGTCTGCCGAGAATGACGACGGGGATCTTGCTCCATCTGTTCCATCCGTAGACCGGGAAGTTCGGAACGTACCGGATCCGGAAAATGGAGAAAAAGGGAACCGGAAAATGCCGGATGAAAGAAAGATCCAGTCGGATGAAGACTTTTTCGATGTGTCCGGAACGGAAGATCTTTCGATAGATGTGGCGCAACTCGATTTGTGGGAAACAGTGCCTTCTGTCGAGTTTGTTGACGCATTCCCTGAGGAAAGTCCTGGCGAATCGGTCACCGAAAACAAGACAGAAATTTCTGTTCATCGAGAAGAGGTCGCGGAGGTTCCGTTACCGGAAAAAGAAATCGCATGGAATCCCCCTCCGGAAGAGATGCTGGACGAAATGCCACAAGGGGAAGCAATCGGGAAGGAAGTGGATGACAATCTGTTTCGGCAGAGAAGGGATCCGGATAAAGAAGATGTTCAGCAGGATATCGTAGGGGAAGAGAGTAAAGAAATAGGCGACATCCCTAAGCAATGGGAAGATCCGAGGGAAAACAGCGATCGTCAGGAGTCGGTAATTGCCCGGAAGGGGCAAAAAGACCTGCTGGACGATCTGGAAAACGGTGGTTTTCTCAATCCGGCGGATCGGCGGTTTCTTGAATCGGATATCAAGGCTTCAGCAAAAGAAAAGCCACATGTTCTGGCAGTCGAAAGAGGGTATGTTTCGTCCGATGACATGCTGCGGATTCTGGCAAGGAGAAACGGATGGGAGTACGTCGAGCCAGGAGATCTGGGCAAGCGGATCGACATCAAACTCCTGAAGGATTATATCGATGTATGGTCGACATTTTCGGCAGTTCCACTGGAAGACGGGCGGATCGCCACGGGGGATTTGTCCAAATCCGGAAGGATTGAAAATGGTCTTATGCAGGCTGGGATACTGGGAAAGAAGGGGAAAAAGAAATGGATCGTTGCAGACCAGAGCGAAGTTGACAATGTTCTGAAGGAAACTTACGCCATCGTGCCAAACGATGTCCTGAAAACGACTCTTCGTTTCGAGTCTTTTCACGAACGCGGAAATGACCTGCTCGATGAAATCATTCTGTCTGCATACAGGAGAAGCGCGTCGGACATTCACTTTGATCCTATGCCGTCCTTTGTCCGTGTCCTCTATAGAATCCACGGCGAACTGGAGATTGTCGGAAACATTTCGATCGAAACTTACCGGACTCTGTTTCAGGCGATCAAGACAAAGTCTAAGGTCGTCAGCCATCATGAACGAAAAAGTGCCGACGGGAGTTTTATCCAGGACCTGAAGGGCGGAGGGAGCGTGCAGGTTCGCCTCAGCGTAATCCCGACCATTCACAACAAACTCTCCTCCGTCGTGCTGAGACTTTTGAACACCAAAACCTTCGTCATGAAGATGAAGGATCTGGGTTTTCATGAAAAAGATGTCTCGATTTTGATCAACCGGATCAGGATGACTCCGTCCGGGATTGTTGTAATGACCGGCCCGACGGGGGCGGGGAAAAATACGACCCTGAACGCGATCACAATGGAACTGGATCTTGTCCGGAAAAACCTTGTGGAATTCGGGGATCCGATCGAATACCGGAGAATGTATGGCGTTCAATCGGAGGTCTGGAAGGTGGGAGAAGAAGGATGGGGATATACGGACGGCATGAGGGCGGTCTTGCGACACGATCCGGATATCGTAATGCTCGGTGAAATCCGGGATGAAGTATCCGCAAGGATGGTTGTCCAGGAAGCCAAAACAGGGCATCTTGTCATGACAACCCTCCATGCTTCCCGTGCGTTTGAAGTCTTCGAGCGGCTCAGGGATTTTGGAATACCGTTTTCTGATCTTGTGTCCGGATTGAAAATCATCATTTCGCAGAGATTGCTTCGCCGTCTATGCAAGAAATGCTCGTTCAGTACGGGTGTGACGGCAGAGGATATGGAGGGCCCTCTGGGAGGATCGATCCGCCGACTC encodes:
- a CDS encoding type II secretion system protein GspD — its product is MLNGGGKGKTGYFWIGLVFLSMAAIGGCSSASGNHIGGKKTGTPNDIHPIVKRHGLIPKEIIQSKIPNPSRLNMPTRRSVLLSHYRYLSRTVSLRLRNAPLIDAVKIILPPGTDVSFGDIDYRTPVSASIDKVPLYDALRMILRPVGANFVPHKKFVKVTRTENAVFRLPMPDVTNMMNGMVGNMLTSGGAGMMGGGYGGAGMMGGAGMMGGAGMMGGAGMMGGGYGGAGMMGGGYGGAGGGSGGSSGLISVNMISGMVTFWQSLQQTLNGMASGSCSPPTLAPASMMGGSAGGQGGYGGGAGGYGGASGALPYYGASAGGFAYQGASNPGVLPGGGGVPGNNRFMGPGQNQTGAPPLGSNTPCGHIRVDTESGYIYVWDTVSRVFKIGEYLDEIKRLLQKQVYLKIDIVEVELNDQNQYGINFTALLKQLAGTGATFAGGAATNAGLGTSPVPYSLGVSNGNGTSSAIIQALSTYGKTHIVNQPRVLAISGQPSTINVTHNIPYLQSEMPYSFGGLNSSSLVIPQIGYATTGLSVEMNPVIDNKTVHLHIVPVLNTLTQFVSIDVKGLGTFQEPEIDSRATSNDITVHSDQTIFFGGLVADTINNQYWSVPLLGSIPGLRWLFSGYNLVRTVDELVLIVTPIVTDTGNAVETSVPSTHDLMHIHQDQSPMRLHPQKGINVGPSTF
- a CDS encoding GspE/PulE family protein; the encoded protein is MSDHPRSDLGKHGICSDRQEDFIHEEDLPPAGWTEERDIVVFPTFMGISQDGKESLLEESGSGGREHQAEEPEQEKGEAFLISAPDDLTLMDSWSAENDDGDLAPSVPSVDREVRNVPDPENGEKGNRKMPDERKIQSDEDFFDVSGTEDLSIDVAQLDLWETVPSVEFVDAFPEESPGESVTENKTEISVHREEVAEVPLPEKEIAWNPPPEEMLDEMPQGEAIGKEVDDNLFRQRRDPDKEDVQQDIVGEESKEIGDIPKQWEDPRENSDRQESVIARKGQKDLLDDLENGGFLNPADRRFLESDIKASAKEKPHVLAVERGYVSSDDMLRILARRNGWEYVEPGDLGKRIDIKLLKDYIDVWSTFSAVPLEDGRIATGDLSKSGRIENGLMQAGILGKKGKKKWIVADQSEVDNVLKETYAIVPNDVLKTTLRFESFHERGNDLLDEIILSAYRRSASDIHFDPMPSFVRVLYRIHGELEIVGNISIETYRTLFQAIKTKSKVVSHHERKSADGSFIQDLKGGGSVQVRLSVIPTIHNKLSSVVLRLLNTKTFVMKMKDLGFHEKDVSILINRIRMTPSGIVVMTGPTGAGKNTTLNAITMELDLVRKNLVEFGDPIEYRRMYGVQSEVWKVGEEGWGYTDGMRAVLRHDPDIVMLGEIRDEVSARMVVQEAKTGHLVMTTLHASRAFEVFERLRDFGIPFSDLVSGLKIIISQRLLRRLCKKCSFSTGVTAEDMEGPLGGSIRRLGIEQLSHPKIGSDCPTCSGRGYLGQFAVPEILVMNPDLRMFMMENRDLAGIVMEQKYRDGNNGWNPLLDKGLLFAASGEVSVEEVISRIGLD